A region from the Benincasa hispida cultivar B227 chromosome 8, ASM972705v1, whole genome shotgun sequence genome encodes:
- the LOC120083978 gene encoding uncharacterized protein LOC120083978 — MEKEMLAVVFALEKLRQYLIETNVVVYTDHSVINLMTKKDAKPRLIRWVLFLQEFNLEIKDRKGTENLVVDHLSRLENCEVQGREKDIEERFPDELLMSVDINVPWYVDIVNFIVCGNLKSRWSGPFRIKTIFPYDVVELKTLDGNDAFKVNGQRIKPYYGGNIDRCMNTIDLGKQD, encoded by the exons ATggagaaggaaatgctcgcagtggtatttgcactggagaaattaCGACAGTACTTAATCGAAACAAACGTTGTGGTGTATACTGATCACTCTGTGATCAatctgatgacaaagaaggatgcaaaaccaaggctGATACGGTGGGTATTGTTTCTGCAAGAGTTTAACCTAGAAATCAAAGATCGAAAGGGCACTGAGAACCTAGTTGTTGATCATCtgtcaagattggaaaattgTGAGGTTCAAGggagagaaaaagatattgaggaaagattccccgatgagctgctgatgTCAGTAGAtattaatgttccctggtatgtGGACATTGTGAACTTCATTGTTTGTG GGAATttgaagtctcgctggtctgggccatttcgaatcaagactatctttccttaTGACGTAGTGGAACTAAAAACTTTAGATGGGAACGACgcgtttaaagtcaatggtcaacggatTAAGCCTTACTACGGAGGCAACATAGATCGATGCATGaataccattgacttgggcaagcaggattaa
- the LOC120083980 gene encoding uncharacterized protein LOC120083980 translates to MPSYVKFLKDILVNKRKIRENETVALTYECSALFENNILTKMKDPGSFTLPCSIGGKKVGNALCDLGASINLMPLSIFKKLDIGNARPTTITLQLANRSITHFEGKIEDVLVQVDKFIFPVDFIILDYEDNREVSIILCRSFLVTGQMLIDVQKEELTIRVDDQEVKFNVFNALKYPSDMENCQYIEELWEEPWHEPLE, encoded by the coding sequence ATGCCGagctatgtaaaatttctcaaggatatacTTGTTAACAAAAGAAAGATCAGGGAGAATGAAACAGTTGCATTAACGTATGAATGCAGTGCACTGTTTGAAAACAATATCCTCACCAAAATGAAGGACcctgggagttttacattgccctgcTCAATAGGAGGGAAGAAGGTTGGGAATGCACTGTGCGATTTAGGGGCgagcataaatctaatgcccttATCGATCTTTAAGAAGCTGGATATCGGCAACGCAagaccaaccacgatcacattacagTTGGCCAATAGATCGATAACACATTTTGAGGGcaaaatagaggatgtactcgtgcaagtggacaagtttatcttcccggTGGACTTTATCATATTGGATTATGAAGATAACAGAGAAGTATCTATCATCCTGTGTCGCTCATTTCTCGTAACAGGGCAAATGCTGATCGATGTGCAAAAAGAAGAACTCACCATCAGAGTTGACGATCAGGAAGTGAAGTTCAACGTtttcaatgcgttgaagtacccaaGTGATATGGAGAATTGCCAATATATTGAGGAACTATGGGAAGAACCTTGGCACGAACCCCTAGAAtaa